A genomic window from Streptomyces mirabilis includes:
- a CDS encoding N-acetyltransferase yields the protein MLVHIRKVVGRVTYRACEECAEGVITDVVLDEPFRDCGLGTRALSHLRSQHPGVTWHTTLEKRLTRDLLHRMRIPKTAVGGTCSHLRSVVVAPADS from the coding sequence TTGCTGGTACACATTCGCAAGGTGGTCGGGCGGGTGACCTATCGAGCGTGCGAGGAGTGCGCCGAGGGCGTGATCACCGATGTCGTCCTCGACGAACCGTTCCGCGACTGCGGGCTGGGCACCAGGGCGCTGTCGCATCTGCGCTCTCAGCATCCCGGTGTCACCTGGCACACCACGCTTGAGAAACGCCTCACTCGCGATCTGCTGCACCGCATGCGCATCCCCAAGACGGCCGTGGGAGGGACCTGCTCCCACCTTCGGTCCGTCGTCGTTGCCCCTGCCGACAGTTGA
- a CDS encoding DUF6480 family protein, with translation MTTPDPDPTRTPDIEPGRGVSPGETPPAEGGIYGISHPEPPEQGKAWGPMALVLIMVVVALIAIGLIAMVVTLIG, from the coding sequence ATGACGACTCCTGACCCCGACCCGACGCGAACCCCGGACATCGAGCCGGGCCGCGGTGTGTCACCCGGTGAGACACCGCCCGCCGAAGGGGGCATCTATGGCATCTCCCATCCGGAGCCACCCGAGCAGGGCAAGGCATGGGGACCGATGGCACTCGTCCTGATCATGGTGGTGGTGGCACTGATAGCGATCGGGCTGATCGCCATGGTGGTGACCCTGATCGGATAA
- a CDS encoding transposase produces MTCTHNCWRSALKRSPDTGPSPVGRRKTGSNHHLIGDGHGTPLKVITTAANVNDVTQTLALADGIPPITGRPGRTLRRRCLRTAPVQALRPRCAEWAVVPRRSWATTAVASPRTKRSAASLRSRSRTARRSALSPPPSAHLVETAYCRDHHLSAQRARSRKL; encoded by the coding sequence GTGACATGCACCCATAACTGCTGGCGGAGTGCCCTAAAGAGGAGCCCCGACACCGGTCCGTCACCGGTCGGCCGGCGGAAGACGGGCAGCAATCACCACCTGATTGGCGACGGACACGGCACCCCGCTCAAGGTCATCACCACCGCGGCCAACGTGAACGACGTCACCCAGACCCTCGCTCTCGCCGACGGCATCCCGCCCATCACGGGCCGCCCCGGCCGGACACTACGACGCCGGTGCCTGCGGACCGCCCCAGTCCAGGCCCTCCGCCCACGTTGCGCCGAGTGGGCGGTGGTGCCCCGCAGGTCATGGGCGACGACGGCTGTGGCATCGCCGCGGACGAAGCGCTCGGCCGCCTCTCTTCGCAGCCGCTCACGAACCGCCCGGCGCTCAGCTCTCAGCCCGCCACCCTCCGCGCACCTCGTAGAAACGGCGTACTGCCGGGATCACCACCTGTCAGCCCAGCGAGCGCGGTCGAGGAAGTTGTGA
- a CDS encoding SRPBCC family protein produces MSTVKEAVDVEVSLRTAYDQWTQFEEFPQFMEGVEEVRQLDDRHNHWITKIGGVRREFDTEIVDQLSDDRITWRSVGGDTRQSGSVRFERLDDTHTRVELTMDVEPTGVAEKGADALGMIDRRVKGDLHRFKDYVEREGGGAGWRGRIRPGDPGPLL; encoded by the coding sequence ATGAGTACGGTCAAGGAAGCGGTCGACGTGGAGGTTTCGCTGCGCACGGCCTACGACCAGTGGACTCAGTTCGAGGAGTTCCCGCAGTTCATGGAGGGTGTCGAGGAGGTCAGGCAGCTCGACGACCGACACAACCACTGGATCACCAAGATCGGTGGGGTGCGGCGCGAGTTCGACACCGAGATCGTCGACCAGCTGTCGGACGACCGGATCACCTGGCGTTCCGTGGGAGGCGACACCCGGCAGAGCGGATCTGTCCGGTTCGAGCGGTTGGACGACACGCACACCCGGGTCGAGCTGACCATGGACGTCGAACCCACCGGTGTCGCCGAGAAGGGCGCGGACGCACTGGGCATGATCGACCGGCGGGTGAAGGGGGACCTGCACCGTTTCAAGGACTACGTGGAGCGCGAGGGCGGCGGCGCCGGCTGGCGTGGACGCATCCGGCCCGGAGACCCCGGCCCCCTCCTCTGA
- a CDS encoding DUF6233 domain-containing protein — MAPNTGDCRNAGKRSKGVRSDTALRAPTEGGAPACPHCRRDALA; from the coding sequence ATCGCCCCCAACACCGGCGACTGCCGGAACGCGGGGAAGCGCTCCAAGGGCGTCAGGAGCGACACGGCGCTGCGCGCGCCTACCGAGGGCGGCGCGCCGGCCTGCCCGCACTGCCGGCGGGACGCCTTGGCCTGA
- a CDS encoding carboxylesterase/lipase family protein: MNMHRVLTTLGCALTAVLATAWSAPPPTEPAGPAATTVRTSVPAQFAAISTTVRTPDGRVRGTARDGYRTFEGIPYATPPVGRLRWTPPRRPAPWSGVRDATRPASACPQPAGEVPGGSTDEDCLHLNVTTPDTAGPAHPRPVIVWLHGGGFTTGAGSSYDAHRMATRGDVVVVTVNYRLGVLGFLAHSGLPGSGTFGLADQQAALRWVRAEIGAFGGDAHNVTLAGESAGGYSVCAQLASPAAAGLFDRAIIESGPCTGRPDRPFAPSSIPLNAARAKGAALAAQVGCGAARDVTACLRHVDVAHLLSAQDTDQQPAYSTPLLPSDPAAAIAAGRFHRVPVLIGNNHDEGNGWAAGIVQAGHPVTPDTWPDVAATFFPSPGQAKKIVREYPVHRTDGGPVFGAVIGDANFACPTARTDGLLGAQVPVWRYEFADEHAPPLTPGTPPFPLGAPHASELPYLFDLGGRPRHLTAAQHRLADTMIGYWSRFARAADPNGPPLPRWPRQTVVSLAPDHVVPTRTAGHRHHCAFWNTLG, from the coding sequence ATGAACATGCACCGCGTCCTGACCACCCTGGGCTGCGCCCTGACCGCCGTACTCGCGACGGCCTGGTCGGCTCCGCCACCGACAGAGCCCGCCGGGCCCGCCGCCACGACGGTACGCACGTCGGTGCCCGCCCAGTTCGCCGCCATCAGCACGACGGTCCGCACCCCCGACGGCCGAGTCCGCGGCACCGCCCGCGACGGCTACCGCACCTTCGAGGGCATCCCCTACGCGACACCCCCGGTCGGCCGGCTGCGTTGGACGCCGCCCCGCCGTCCGGCCCCCTGGTCCGGGGTACGGGACGCGACCCGGCCCGCGAGCGCCTGTCCGCAGCCGGCCGGTGAGGTGCCCGGCGGCAGCACCGACGAGGACTGTCTCCACCTGAACGTCACGACACCGGACACCGCCGGACCGGCACACCCGCGGCCGGTGATCGTGTGGCTCCACGGCGGCGGCTTCACCACCGGAGCGGGCAGCTCGTACGACGCCCACCGCATGGCCACCCGCGGCGACGTCGTGGTCGTCACCGTCAACTACCGCCTCGGCGTCCTCGGTTTCCTCGCGCACAGCGGCCTGCCCGGCTCCGGCACCTTCGGACTGGCCGACCAGCAGGCGGCGCTGCGCTGGGTCCGCGCCGAGATCGGCGCCTTCGGCGGCGACGCGCACAACGTGACGCTGGCCGGCGAGTCGGCCGGCGGCTACAGCGTCTGCGCCCAGCTCGCCTCACCCGCCGCCGCGGGACTCTTCGACCGGGCGATCATCGAGAGCGGCCCGTGCACCGGCCGCCCCGACCGGCCCTTCGCCCCGTCCTCCATCCCCCTGAACGCGGCACGCGCCAAGGGCGCGGCCCTCGCGGCACAGGTCGGCTGCGGCGCCGCCCGCGACGTGACGGCCTGCCTGCGACACGTGGACGTCGCCCATCTCCTCAGCGCCCAGGACACCGATCAACAGCCCGCGTACAGCACCCCGTTGCTGCCCAGTGACCCCGCTGCGGCCATCGCTGCCGGTCGTTTCCACCGCGTCCCCGTGCTCATCGGCAACAACCACGACGAGGGCAACGGCTGGGCCGCCGGGATCGTCCAAGCCGGCCATCCCGTCACCCCCGACACCTGGCCCGACGTCGCGGCCACCTTCTTCCCCTCCCCCGGTCAGGCGAAGAAGATCGTCCGCGAGTACCCGGTGCACCGCACCGACGGGGGACCGGTGTTCGGCGCGGTCATCGGAGATGCCAACTTCGCCTGCCCGACGGCGCGCACCGACGGCCTGCTCGGCGCCCAGGTGCCCGTCTGGCGCTACGAGTTCGCCGACGAGCACGCGCCGCCGCTCACCCCCGGCACACCTCCCTTCCCGCTCGGCGCCCCGCACGCCAGCGAACTGCCCTACCTGTTCGACCTGGGCGGCCGCCCCCGCCACCTGACAGCCGCGCAGCACCGGCTCGCCGACACCATGATCGGCTATTGGTCCCGCTTCGCCCGCGCTGCCGACCCGAACGGTCCGCCGTTGCCACGCTGGCCCCGACAGACGGTGGTGTCCCTGGCGCCGGACCACGTCGTCCCCACCCGCACGGCGGGGCACCGCCACCACTGCGCGTTCTGGAACACCCTCGGATGA
- a CDS encoding GOLPH3/VPS74 family protein, with protein MNDDLACLMYLLAHDDAAEGPYDRSRTELLVRAAALIDLALRGRLREDGRTVTVSGTEPTGEPVLDGILRDAAGHGWKQLVRRHRRRTLAEVEDRLAVAGLLTVRAPRTRFGTRRSTVTDHAVPAAVRARVSAALYGDGPVREIPVADAALLALAAAGGIRSAVSRQDHRTFRARIDACAGSLGALAPGLEKAVRTLPMTMIAAQGGMGGS; from the coding sequence GTGAACGACGACCTCGCCTGCCTCATGTATCTGCTCGCCCACGACGACGCGGCCGAAGGCCCCTACGACCGTTCCCGCACGGAGCTGCTGGTCCGTGCCGCCGCCTTGATCGACCTCGCGCTGCGTGGCCGGCTGCGAGAGGACGGCCGCACGGTCACCGTGTCCGGCACGGAACCGACCGGCGAACCCGTCCTGGACGGGATTCTGCGTGACGCCGCCGGGCACGGCTGGAAGCAGCTCGTGCGCCGCCACCGCAGGCGGACGCTGGCAGAGGTGGAGGACCGGCTCGCCGTGGCGGGGCTCCTCACCGTGAGGGCACCCCGCACCCGCTTCGGCACCCGGCGGTCGACGGTGACGGACCACGCCGTGCCCGCCGCGGTGCGGGCCCGCGTGTCCGCGGCGCTGTACGGGGACGGCCCCGTGCGGGAGATCCCCGTCGCCGACGCCGCACTGCTGGCACTGGCCGCGGCGGGCGGCATCCGCTCGGCCGTGTCACGCCAGGACCACAGGACCTTCCGGGCCCGTATCGACGCGTGCGCGGGATCCCTCGGCGCCCTCGCGCCCGGCCTGGAGAAGGCAGTACGCACCCTGCCGATGACCATGATCGCCGCACAGGGCGGCATGGGCGGCAGCTGA
- a CDS encoding DUF3040 domain-containing protein — MENRNDPEDVALASHERLSLLRIEAALRQDRRLARRMRHPGSRPCLPLSVLTCASLLLLVTGILATNLVAPWCFAALWPVTLLLGLRLLRHPSRAEDRSRSRP, encoded by the coding sequence GTGGAAAACCGCAATGACCCCGAGGATGTCGCGCTGGCGTCGCACGAACGCCTCTCCCTGTTGCGTATCGAAGCAGCACTCCGCCAGGATCGACGCCTCGCCCGGCGTATGCGCCACCCCGGCTCCCGGCCATGCCTGCCCCTGTCGGTCCTGACGTGTGCCTCGCTGCTCCTCCTCGTCACGGGAATCCTCGCCACCAACCTCGTCGCCCCGTGGTGCTTCGCCGCGCTGTGGCCCGTCACCCTCCTACTGGGTTTGCGGCTGCTGCGCCATCCCAGCAGGGCCGAGGACCGCAGCAGGTCACGACCATGA
- a CDS encoding PP2C family protein-serine/threonine phosphatase, whose protein sequence is MAALVLVAALEGGLTTANRTAQILALLVLSALTVFLRYVTERRERALSRARSVAATTQRVLLRPPPRRIGPLRVAWLYLSAEDEAEIGGDLFAVGRAGHAATRVVIGDVRGHGLAAIGKASLVLSAFREGTHRCASLLELVTALDDSVSRNMDDVADTSVIEARSPARAFYPLAERVASFPATGPDDLLDRIHHDLLAHIGGPPADDAAILIIEHTPSHQLLRPRTH, encoded by the coding sequence GTGGCGGCCCTGGTGCTCGTCGCCGCGCTCGAAGGCGGACTGACCACGGCCAACCGCACGGCGCAGATCCTCGCGCTGCTCGTCCTCTCCGCCCTGACAGTTTTCCTGCGATACGTCACGGAGCGGCGTGAACGTGCGCTGAGCCGGGCACGCTCGGTGGCGGCGACCACGCAACGGGTTCTCCTGCGGCCTCCGCCGCGCCGGATCGGGCCGTTGCGGGTGGCGTGGCTGTACCTGTCCGCGGAGGACGAAGCGGAGATCGGGGGTGATCTCTTTGCGGTCGGCCGGGCCGGGCATGCCGCGACCCGGGTGGTGATCGGCGATGTGCGGGGCCACGGCCTCGCCGCGATCGGTAAGGCCTCCCTGGTACTGAGTGCCTTCCGCGAGGGCACTCACCGCTGCGCCTCTCTGCTTGAACTGGTCACTGCCCTTGACGACAGCGTCAGCCGGAACATGGACGACGTGGCAGACACCAGTGTCATCGAGGCCCGCTCACCGGCCAGAGCGTTCTATCCGCTCGCCGAGCGGGTGGCGTCCTTCCCCGCCACAGGCCCCGACGATCTGCTGGACCGGATCCATCACGACCTGCTCGCCCACATCGGCGGACCTCCCGCTGACGACGCCGCCATCCTGATCATCGAACACACCCCCTCGCACCAGCTCCTTCGGCCCCGCACCCACTAG
- a CDS encoding ATP-binding protein, producing the protein MEGSSLRAVGWARTLPLNSEVKTARDWAREHLEALGWTTAAPQTVDAVLLTVSELVTNAHRHAHSSAQLVMTCDDHCLHVSVHDRSGDLPVPREAGTESLGGRGMLLVDAMADTWESHPCPHGKSVSACFRAPDAKTHEVDAPAPSRHQ; encoded by the coding sequence ATGGAAGGTTCGTCGCTCCGGGCAGTGGGCTGGGCGCGCACGCTGCCCTTGAACAGCGAAGTGAAGACAGCCCGTGACTGGGCGCGTGAGCATTTGGAGGCGCTGGGCTGGACCACCGCTGCTCCGCAGACGGTGGACGCAGTACTGCTCACCGTCTCGGAGCTGGTGACCAATGCGCACCGGCACGCCCACAGCAGCGCACAGTTGGTGATGACCTGTGACGACCATTGCCTGCATGTCTCCGTGCACGACAGGTCCGGCGACCTGCCAGTTCCTCGCGAGGCCGGCACGGAGAGCCTTGGCGGGCGCGGCATGCTCCTCGTGGACGCCATGGCCGACACATGGGAGTCGCACCCCTGTCCCCACGGGAAGTCGGTCAGCGCATGTTTCCGCGCGCCCGACGCCAAGACGCACGAGGTTGACGCGCCGGCGCCGTCAAGGCACCAATAG